From the Pontibaca methylaminivorans genome, the window GCTGGCCGGCGGTCAATCTGTTCTTCAACACCATGCTGGACGATCACAACGCGATCACCAGCGACGAGCCCTGGTCGCGGCCGGGCGATTATGTATTGATGCGCGCCCTGACCGATCTGGTCTGCGTGACCACCGCCTGCCCGAGCGATATCGACCCGGCGAACGGCTGGAATCCGACCGATATCCAGGTGCGCACCTACAGCGATGACAACAGGTTCAGCCACTGGACGGGCTGGCGCAAGACCCCCGAGGGAGACATGGAAGAAACGAAAAAGACCGGGTTCCACGACTGTTTCGCGCGCCATACGCGGGATTTCGTCGAATATCAGGGCTATTGGCTCCCCAACGAGATGACCGCCCACGGCGCCATCGCCGAATATTGGGCGGCGCGGGAAAAGGCGGTGATCATGGATCTGTCGCCGCTGCGCAAATACGAGGTGACGGGCCCGGATGCCGAGGCGCTTTTGCAGCATTGCGTGACCCGCGACATGAGCAAGCTGCCGGCCGGTGCCGTGGCCTATACGGCGATGTGTTACGAACATGGCGGCATGATCGACGACGGCACGGTGTTCCGGCTGGACGAGAACAATTTCCGCTGGATCGGCGGCAGCGACCAGTCGGGGCTCTGGCTGCGCCGTCAGGCGGAGGAACGCGGGCTGAACGCCTGGGTGCGTTCCTCGACCGATCATCACTGCAACGTGGCGGTGCAGGGGCGGCTGTCGCGTGACATTCTCGCGCCGCTGATCTGGACCCCGCCCGCGCGCCCCACGGTCGAGGAACTCGGCTGTTTCCGCCTCACGGTCGGGCGCATCGGCGATCAATACGGCGCACCGGTGGTGGTGAGCCGCACCGGATATTCGGGCGAACTCGGCTACGAGGTGTTCTGCCATCCCCGCGATGCCGAGGCCGTGTTCGACGCGATCTGGGCGGCCGGCGAGCCCAGGGGGATGATCCCGTTCGGGCTCAAGGCGCTCGACATGCTGCGGATCGAGGCGGGGCTGGTCTTTGCCGGATCGGAATTCGACGACCAGACCGATCCGCTGGAGGCGGGGATCGGCTTTACCGTGCCGCTCAAGTCGAAGACCGACGACTTCATCGGTCGTGCGGCGCTCGAGCGGCGCAAGGCCCATCCGCAGAAAAAGCTGGTCGGCCTCGATATCGAGGGCGGCGTGGTGCCGGGCCATGGCGATTGCGTCCATGTCGGCAAGCCGCAGATCGGTGTCATCACTTCGGCGATGAAGTCCCCGTTCCTCGGCAAGGTGATCGCGCTCGCGCGGCTCGACGTGGCCCATGCGGATATCGGCACCGAGGTCGAGGTGGGGCTGCTCGACGGTGACCAGAAGCGCCTGAAGGCGCGCGTCGTGCCGTTCCCGCATTTCGACCCGAAGCGCGAGCGGGTGAACGGGAACTATGCCTGAACCGGAACCGCGGGACGGGCCATCCTGACAGGAAAGCCCCGGGACATTCCCGGGGCTTTGCTATTTCGGAGATCGCGTTTCAGGCCGGGGTCAACCGGTGCGGGATTCGCCGCGCAGATCGGGCGGGGTGGCCTCCTGCGCAAGCATCTTTACCACCTCGTCCAGCGGCAGCACCTGGCTTTGCTTTTCGCCGAGACGGCGCAGCGAGACGCTGCGTGCCTCGACCTCGCGGTGCCCGACGGCAAGGATCGCCGGCACCTTGGCCAGGGAATGTTCGCGCACCTTGTAATTGATCTTTTCGTTGCGCGCGTCAGCCTCGGCGCGGATCCCGGCCCGGCGCAGCGCGGTCACGGCCTCCTGCACGTATTCGTCCGAATCCGACGTGATCGAGGCCACCACCACCTGCCGCGGCGCCAGCCAGAACGGCAGTTTCCCGGCGCTGTTCTCGATCAATATGCCGAGGAAACGCTCGAAACTGCCAAGAATCGCGCGGTGCAGCATGACCGGGCGGTGCTTGGCGCCGTCGGCGCCGATATAGGTCGCGTCGAGCCGCTCGGGCAGCACGAAATCGGCCTGGAACGTGCCGAGCTGCCATTCGCGCCCGATCGCATCGGTCAGCTTGAAATCGAGCTTG encodes:
- a CDS encoding DUF1989 domain-containing protein; translated protein: MGMEAILPRATERGGVVTPGLPVLPPGVERHPVPGGGSRAVQITAGDVLTLQDREGLQPVELVFFAPDGRSDAAMIGAAGGHDPVGLKRALTADASGARVRHALDVAGFDLGRADGILLFGEGSRAGEHASLTAASDGLLLVCAPGGPMEPQEHWAPTEIVLYIRRSRPANETTLLEPPPPLADPLHDINVQPGEAHSYEVRKGQYIQVLDVQGRECSDFQAFSARALEKGLERDIDPTTTRTLMGQAYPMPGMRSKYYTVDQEPLVEVVRDTVGRHDTFGLACTARYYADMGYPGHVNCSDNINLRMAQYGVRPRAGWPAVNLFFNTMLDDHNAITSDEPWSRPGDYVLMRALTDLVCVTTACPSDIDPANGWNPTDIQVRTYSDDNRFSHWTGWRKTPEGDMEETKKTGFHDCFARHTRDFVEYQGYWLPNEMTAHGAIAEYWAAREKAVIMDLSPLRKYEVTGPDAEALLQHCVTRDMSKLPAGAVAYTAMCYEHGGMIDDGTVFRLDENNFRWIGGSDQSGLWLRRQAEERGLNAWVRSSTDHHCNVAVQGRLSRDILAPLIWTPPARPTVEELGCFRLTVGRIGDQYGAPVVVSRTGYSGELGYEVFCHPRDAEAVFDAIWAAGEPRGMIPFGLKALDMLRIEAGLVFAGSEFDDQTDPLEAGIGFTVPLKSKTDDFIGRAALERRKAHPQKKLVGLDIEGGVVPGHGDCVHVGKPQIGVITSAMKSPFLGKVIALARLDVAHADIGTEVEVGLLDGDQKRLKARVVPFPHFDPKRERVNGNYA